In Candidatus Baltobacteraceae bacterium, a genomic segment contains:
- a CDS encoding S-methyl-5'-thioadenosine phosphorylase encodes METTERADIGVFGGSGFYSLIENAREVWIETPYGAPSDKVALGEIAGKKVAFLPRHGKDHRFPPQSINYRANLYAMHMLGVKRIIAPNACGSLKTEVAPGSMVVCDQIVDRTSGRKDTFFDGPITTHVSFADPYCPTLRPIAVGALKSLGIETHDRGTVVVIQGPRFSSRAESKWYQSQGWEVINMTQYPESYLARELEMCFVNISLITDYDVGLDGMAPVSHHEVIEVFHKNNARVKDAIYKIIEQTDIKADCSCHHALEGARG; translated from the coding sequence ATGGAGACAACAGAACGCGCCGACATCGGCGTATTTGGAGGATCGGGCTTTTACTCGTTGATCGAGAACGCCCGCGAGGTTTGGATCGAAACGCCGTACGGCGCCCCGAGCGATAAGGTCGCCCTCGGGGAGATTGCAGGAAAAAAGGTCGCGTTTCTGCCGCGACACGGCAAGGATCATCGCTTTCCGCCGCAGTCGATCAACTATCGTGCGAATCTCTACGCCATGCACATGCTCGGCGTAAAACGGATCATCGCACCCAACGCCTGCGGCTCGCTCAAGACCGAGGTCGCGCCCGGCTCGATGGTGGTCTGCGATCAGATCGTGGATCGCACGAGCGGCCGCAAGGATACGTTCTTCGACGGCCCGATCACGACGCACGTGAGTTTCGCGGACCCGTACTGCCCAACGCTTCGGCCGATCGCGGTCGGCGCGCTCAAGAGCCTGGGCATCGAGACGCACGATCGCGGCACCGTGGTGGTCATTCAAGGACCGCGTTTTTCCTCGCGAGCGGAATCCAAATGGTACCAAAGCCAGGGCTGGGAGGTCATCAACATGACCCAGTATCCCGAAAGCTACCTGGCCCGCGAGCTTGAGATGTGCTTCGTAAACATCTCGCTGATCACCGATTACGACGTCGGCCTCGACGGCATGGCCCCCGTTTCGCATCACGAAGTGATCGAAGTGTTCCATAAGAACAACGCGCGGGTAAAAGACGCCATCTACAAGATCATCGAGCAGACCGACATCAAAGCCGACTGCTCGTGCCACCACGCACTCGAAGGCGCCAGAGGGTAG